From the genome of Apodemus sylvaticus chromosome 3, mApoSyl1.1, whole genome shotgun sequence, one region includes:
- the Vxn gene encoding vexin, whose amino-acid sequence MHQIYSCSDENIEVFTTVIPSKVSSPSRRRVKSSQHLLAKNVVIESDLYPPPRPLELLPQRCERRDTGDRRWLQTGRLQTARPPGAQPNKTPARPVGTSEPKASNLCGTRAYGKSLIPPVTRISAKAPAGVEVAAKGSEHGAVLGRGSRHLKKIAEEYPALPQGAEASLPLTGSVSCGVPGILRKMWTRHKKKSEYVGATNGAFEAD is encoded by the exons ATGCATCAGATCTACAGCTGCAGTGATGAGAATATTGAAGTTTTCACCACCGTGATTCCTTCCAAGG TGTCCAGTCCATCCAGGAGAAGAGTCAAGAGCTCTCAACACCTCTTGGCCAAGAAT GTGGTGATCGAGTCCGACCTGTACCCGCCACCGAGGCCCCTGGAGCTGCTGCCTCAGCGCTGTGAGCGCAGGGACACAGGTGATCGCAGGTGGCTGCAGACTGGCCGACTGCAGACCGCCAGGCCACCAGGGGCGCAACCCAACAAAACCCCCGCCAGACCTG TGGGGACTTCTGAACCCAAAGCGTCGAATCTGTGTGGGACTCGGGCATATGGAAAGTCCTTG ATTCCTCCAGTGACCAGGATCTCAGCGAAAGCTCCAGCTGGGGTGGAGGTGGCAGCCAAGGGCTCTGAACATGGAGCTGTTCTGGGAAGAGG ATCCAGACACCTCAAGAAGATAGCAGAAGAGTACCCAGCCCTTCCCCAAGGAGCAGAAGCCTCCCTGCCACTAACAGGCAGTgtttcctgtggagtccctggcATCCTGCGAAAAATGTGGACCAGGCACAAGAAGAAGTCTGAGTATGTGGGAGCCACCAATGGCGCCTTTGAAGCCGACTAA